A single window of Planctomycetaceae bacterium DNA harbors:
- the map gene encoding type I methionyl aminopeptidase translates to MLSRRKPIPLYLEEEQREGLRAAGKFNAQLMDFLRPHVKVGVTTDELDRLANQYTLDHGHTPACLGYHGYPKTICTSVNEVVCHGIPNERPLRSGDIVNVDATTIVNGWYGDQSETFLIDTVSPATKRLVQTTFDSLFVGIRACTPGCSVLTIGKVIQAYAQKAGYSVVREYQGHGIGRDFHQEPGIPHFPSLTSGRDILHPGTCFTIEPMLNIGNWKTRLDKRDGWTVRTVDGSLSAQFEHTILMTEDGPEILTMTEHGPQEGHVF, encoded by the coding sequence GTGTTGTCGCGAAGAAAGCCAATTCCCCTCTACCTGGAAGAGGAACAGAGAGAAGGGTTGCGCGCAGCCGGGAAGTTCAACGCCCAGTTGATGGATTTCCTTCGCCCCCATGTCAAAGTTGGCGTGACAACGGATGAACTCGATCGACTGGCAAACCAATACACCCTGGACCATGGTCATACGCCGGCTTGCCTCGGCTACCACGGCTACCCTAAGACGATTTGTACGAGTGTCAATGAGGTTGTGTGCCACGGGATTCCAAACGAACGCCCGCTTCGCAGTGGCGATATCGTCAATGTGGATGCCACCACGATCGTTAATGGATGGTACGGCGATCAATCCGAAACGTTCCTGATCGATACTGTCAGCCCGGCAACAAAACGGCTCGTGCAGACAACCTTCGACTCACTCTTCGTCGGAATTCGGGCCTGCACACCCGGCTGTTCCGTTTTGACGATTGGAAAAGTCATCCAGGCGTATGCCCAGAAGGCAGGCTATTCGGTCGTGCGGGAGTATCAGGGGCACGGCATTGGTCGAGACTTTCATCAGGAACCCGGTATTCCCCATTTCCCCTCACTGACGTCCGGACGAGACATCCTTCATCCGGGAACATGCTTCACAATTGAGCCAATGCTGAATATCGGCAATTGGAAAACTCGACTCGATAAACGCGACGGCTGGACGGTCAGAACGGTGGACGGGTCATTGTCGGCTCAGTTTGAACACACCATCCTGATGACTGAGGATGGGCCGGAAATCCTGACGATGACTGAACACGGACCACAGGAAGGTCATGTCTTCTAA